A portion of the Lampris incognitus isolate fLamInc1 chromosome 9, fLamInc1.hap2, whole genome shotgun sequence genome contains these proteins:
- the spaca6 gene encoding sperm acrosome associated 6 codes for MECSQGKGYDEQLKKILDAEIMPLVEEFDKRLNKDTVYEERLQTAADNFIAAASTLPRVSGCFPPCGFQEAGAVYNCITCQYDSCEFPLDCPVKEIKVMENNRTRMWCGVQFPLPHDIEVIWKYAEAVKSQQVDQFRAVTAGVDRLYSIPSTSLQHQGTYQCEIYANQRSVVRLYYYLTVIPRAAVGHTELQELFDLALLPGGRIVPAPDAPHDSFVLPSPAILTACLTALFLLLLLLLSLGVMYWWPKPASVSDGEQAEAEPTCPVEEVNVVQ; via the exons GGAAAGGCTATGATGAACAGCTTAAAAAAATTCTGGATGCAGAGATCATGCCTCTGGTAGAGGAGTTTGACAAGCGGCTGAACAAAG ACACAGTGTATGAGGAAAGGTTGCAGACAGCAGCAGACAATTTCATTGCAGCTGCCTCCACACTGCCTAGGG TGTCTGGATGTTTCCCTCCATGTG GTTTTCAGGAAGCAGGCGCTGTGTACAACTGTATTACCTGCCAGTATGACTCCTGCGAGTTCCCCCTGGACTGTCCAG TCAAAGAAATCAAAGTAATGGAGAACAACAGGACGCGAATGTGGTGCGGCGTGCAATTTCCCTTACCCCATGATATTGAAGTGATCTGGAAGTACGCCGAAGCG GTAAAGAGCCAGCAGGTGGATCAGTTTAGGGCGGTGACTGCAGGGGTGGACAGGCTGTACTCCATCCCATCAACCAGCCTACAGCATCAGGGCACCTACCAGTGTGAGATCTACGCAAACCAGCGTTCAGTTGTGCGACTGTACTACTACCTAACGG TGATCCCCCGGGCTGCGGTCGGCCACACGGAGCTTCAGGAGCTATTCGATCTGGCTCTGCTCCCAGGAGGCCGGATAGTCCCGGCGCCTGACGCCCCTCACGACTCCTTCGTGCTCCCGTCACCAGCGATTCTCACCGCCTGTCTGACTGCCCTGTtcctgttgctgttgctgctccTCTCCCTGGG GGTTATGTACTGGTGGCCAAAACCAGCGAGCGTGAGCGATGGTGAACAGGCAGAGGCAGAGCCAACGTGTCCCGTTGAAGAAGTAAATGTGGTGCAATAA